One Candidatus Niyogibacteria bacterium genomic region harbors:
- a CDS encoding ribonucleoside-triphosphate reductase: MTVVSAKKEEAAKKFLSAGKEPAGSVLKEVRKRDGRIVPFDTSRIVRAISLAMEAVKERNGEGDLKNDPIRVADSVIRELRKKFVNGGTPGIEDIQDIVEQQLILMDFPKTAKAYILYRQKRSEIRQARRKVPTELKKLVRESKKYFRNPLAEFVYYRTYSRWIEEENRRETWIETVDRYMNFMKENLGDDLRDEEYQELRAGILNAEAMPSMRLLQFAGKAARATNVAAYNCSFIAPTKLEDFAEMMYVSMCGAGVGFSVESQTAQQLPQIKKQTGEKLPAHIVEDSKEGWCNALTLGLKTWFSGKDIDFDFSKLRPEGARLKTMGGKSSGPGPLRDLMDFSRRKILARQGKRLSNLDVHDIICKIGDIVVSGGVRRSALISLSDLDDIEMRDAKKGQFYIKEPQRMLANNSAVYNEKPTATQFLEEWLALAKSGSGERGIFNRGGLKNQLPARRWKIVKEDVSTMGTNPCGEILLRSKSFCNLSEVVARAEDTEETLLRKVRLATILGTYQSTLTDFPYLSKDWKRNCNEERLLGVSITGQWDSPAARNPGVLKKLREETVRINKEYAARFGVAPSAAITCVKPSGNLSQTVDASSGMHPRHSEYYIRRVRISATDSLFQMLKDQKAPYKPEVGQAMGLANTYVIEFPVKAPKGAIFRDNLSAIDQLEHWKIVKQNFTEHNPSVTISVGDDEWLDVAHWLYKEWDILGGLSFLPREDTVYQLAPYETITKERYEEMKKNFPAIDFSQIVLYEKDDTTEGAKELACVSGVCEIQEL, from the coding sequence ATGACGGTTGTTTCAGCAAAAAAAGAAGAGGCCGCAAAAAAATTTTTATCCGCCGGAAAAGAGCCGGCGGGTTCGGTTTTAAAAGAGGTCCGCAAACGCGACGGTCGTATTGTGCCTTTTGACACATCCAGGATTGTGCGGGCAATTTCTTTGGCAATGGAGGCGGTCAAAGAAAGAAACGGCGAAGGCGATTTGAAAAATGATCCTATTCGCGTGGCCGACTCCGTGATTAGAGAACTGCGCAAAAAATTCGTTAATGGCGGAACGCCGGGCATTGAAGACATTCAGGATATCGTAGAGCAGCAGCTCATCTTGATGGATTTTCCCAAGACGGCCAAGGCCTATATTCTTTACCGCCAAAAAAGATCTGAAATCCGCCAGGCCCGCAGAAAAGTCCCCACGGAGCTCAAAAAACTTGTCCGCGAGTCAAAAAAATATTTTAGAAATCCCCTAGCCGAGTTTGTTTATTACCGCACATACTCGCGCTGGATTGAAGAAGAAAATCGCAGAGAGACTTGGATAGAAACAGTAGATCGCTATATGAATTTTATGAAAGAAAATCTGGGCGATGATTTGCGGGACGAGGAATATCAGGAACTTCGCGCGGGGATTTTAAATGCCGAAGCAATGCCTTCAATGCGTCTTTTGCAGTTTGCCGGCAAAGCGGCCAGAGCCACCAATGTCGCCGCTTATAATTGTTCTTTTATCGCGCCGACGAAATTAGAAGATTTTGCCGAGATGATGTACGTTTCAATGTGCGGCGCGGGAGTTGGTTTTTCAGTTGAGTCGCAGACCGCCCAGCAGCTTCCGCAGATTAAAAAACAAACCGGAGAAAAATTGCCGGCGCACATTGTCGAGGATTCAAAGGAGGGCTGGTGTAACGCTTTAACCCTCGGACTTAAGACCTGGTTTTCGGGCAAAGACATTGATTTTGATTTTTCTAAATTGCGTCCCGAGGGCGCGCGCTTAAAAACAATGGGAGGAAAATCTTCGGGCCCCGGACCGCTTCGCGATCTTATGGATTTTTCGCGCAGGAAAATTTTGGCGCGTCAGGGAAAACGTCTTTCAAATCTTGATGTTCACGATATCATCTGCAAAATAGGCGATATTGTTGTCTCAGGAGGCGTTCGGCGCTCGGCTTTGATTTCTCTTTCCGACCTTGATGATATTGAAATGCGCGATGCCAAAAAAGGCCAATTTTACATAAAAGAACCGCAGAGAATGCTGGCCAATAATTCGGCGGTTTATAATGAAAAGCCAACCGCCACTCAATTTTTGGAAGAATGGCTGGCGTTAGCCAAATCCGGCTCCGGTGAGCGGGGAATTTTTAACAGAGGCGGATTAAAAAACCAGCTTCCGGCACGCCGCTGGAAGATTGTTAAGGAAGATGTTTCTACCATGGGCACAAATCCGTGCGGCGAAATTTTGCTGCGCTCAAAATCTTTCTGCAATCTATCCGAAGTGGTTGCCCGGGCCGAAGACACAGAGGAAACGCTTTTGCGAAAAGTTCGTTTGGCGACGATTCTGGGAACTTACCAGTCAACGCTGACCGATTTTCCGTATCTGTCCAAGGACTGGAAAAGAAACTGCAATGAAGAACGGCTTTTAGGCGTTTCTATTACCGGCCAATGGGATTCGCCGGCGGCAAGGAATCCGGGGGTCTTAAAAAAATTACGTGAAGAGACTGTTCGGATTAACAAAGAATATGCCGCCCGTTTCGGCGTTGCGCCCTCGGCGGCGATAACCTGCGTTAAGCCATCCGGCAATCTCTCGCAGACAGTAGATGCGTCAAGCGGGATGCATCCTCGGCATTCGGAATATTACATCCGTAGAGTCAGAATTTCCGCCACCGACAGCCTGTTTCAAATGTTAAAAGACCAGAAAGCGCCTTATAAGCCGGAGGTGGGGCAAGCCATGGGTTTGGCTAATACTTATGTCATTGAGTTTCCGGTCAAAGCGCCGAAAGGAGCGATTTTTCGCGATAATCTTTCAGCCATTGACCAGCTGGAACACTGGAAAATTGTTAAACAAAATTTTACTGAGCATAATCCATCGGTGACAATCTCGGTGGGAGATGACGAATGGCTTGATGTCGCGCATTGGCTTTATAAAGAATGGGATATTTTAGGCGGCCTTTCTTTTTTGCCGAGAGAAGACACGGTCTACCAGCTGGCACCCTATGAAACTATTACCAAAGAGCGGTATGAGGAAATGAAAAAGAATTTTCCGGCCATAGACTTTTCTCAAATTGTGTTATACGAAAAAGACGATACCACTGAGGGAGCGAAAGAGCTTGCCTGCGTTTCGGGTGTGTGCGAAATTCAGGAACTATAA